One Candidatus Zixiibacteriota bacterium genomic window carries:
- a CDS encoding cobalamin biosynthesis protein CbiA has translation MTDNEITFPGPVFSKHVIIIVGGYGSGKSEISVNLARLLTKTGSGPIAIADLDIVNPYFRSREAAAELEAFGVKCLIPAGEQVHSELPIIIPEIRAAIEAKTGTLILDVGGDDVGARVLSSLADAFTRGEYELLLVLNERRPFTADVTGALKMMADIETACRLQFSGIISNTHLMDDTTAETVMAGLRLAQRVSDQTGLPVRFLSVTKELASLLSGSELQVPVLLLDRALTKPWERKGSTWTDPKLRIDRRCQGL, from the coding sequence ATGACTGATAATGAGATAACATTCCCGGGTCCAGTTTTCAGCAAGCACGTCATTATCATTGTTGGAGGGTACGGGAGCGGCAAATCGGAGATTTCAGTCAACCTCGCCCGACTTTTGACGAAGACCGGTTCTGGTCCTATCGCAATCGCGGATCTGGATATAGTTAATCCGTATTTTCGATCACGGGAGGCCGCCGCCGAGCTTGAGGCATTCGGGGTCAAGTGCCTGATTCCGGCCGGCGAACAAGTTCATTCGGAACTCCCCATTATCATTCCAGAGATTCGCGCGGCTATCGAAGCGAAGACCGGCACACTGATACTTGACGTTGGTGGTGACGATGTCGGCGCGCGGGTGCTGAGCTCGCTGGCTGATGCGTTCACACGGGGAGAGTACGAGCTTCTGCTGGTACTCAATGAGCGACGCCCGTTCACCGCTGATGTAACCGGCGCGCTGAAGATGATGGCCGATATCGAAACGGCCTGTCGGCTGCAGTTCAGCGGCATCATATCGAACACTCACCTGATGGATGACACTACTGCCGAGACAGTAATGGCGGGGCTACGGCTCGCCCAAAGAGTGAGTGATCAAACCGGTTTGCCGGTTCGATTCCTGAGTGTAACGAAGGAATTGGCTTCTCTATTGAGTGGTTCCGAACTTCAAGTCCCAGTGCTGCTGCTGGACCGCGCACTGACTAAACCCTGGGAGCGGAAAGGGTCCACCTGGACCGATCCAAAACTGAGGATAGATCGCCGATGCCAGGGGTTGTAA
- a CDS encoding 4Fe-4S binding protein, which translates to MPGVVIDKNHCKGCELCVKACPQKILSMSKEITLRGYFYAQMHDPSRCIGCRLCAITCPDAAITVHHNGQMYVLYDY; encoded by the coding sequence ATGCCAGGGGTTGTAATAGACAAGAATCATTGCAAGGGGTGCGAGCTCTGCGTGAAAGCATGTCCGCAGAAGATCCTCTCGATGTCCAAGGAAATCACGCTGCGCGGGTATTTCTATGCGCAGATGCATGACCCCTCGCGCTGTATCGGGTGTCGCCTCTGCGCGATTACCTGTCCGGATGCGGCGATTACCGTGCATCACAACGGGCAGATGTACGTGCTGTACGATTATTGA
- the vorB gene encoding 3-methyl-2-oxobutanoate dehydrogenase subunit VorB yields the protein MAKILMKGNEAIAEAALRAGANNYFCYPITPQTEVAEYLSKRMPEVGGVFLQAESEVAVGNMLYGASATGKRVFSTSSSPGISLMQEAISYIAGAQLPVVLINIMRGGPGLGGILPAQSDYFQATKGGGHGDYRVLVLAPSTIQEAVDLTMLAFHLADKYRNPVMLIGDGMIGQMMEPVEFPETYKESPLPEKTWAATGAKGRRPLIIKSLFLDPVALENNNIQLFKKYEQMKSEEVRYELYKVKPDNQILIVSYGTMARICQTAIDELEGDGVSVGLFRPISLFPYPEKELKAEVDRANIKTVLTIEMSMGQMLEDVEKAVCGAKPVKFFGRTGGIVPSPEEVKEQILRLVTTASGKGLPTRRGGETWIS from the coding sequence ATGGCCAAGATTCTGATGAAAGGAAACGAAGCAATCGCCGAGGCCGCGTTGCGCGCCGGAGCGAACAATTACTTTTGCTACCCGATTACCCCTCAAACCGAGGTCGCCGAGTATCTGTCCAAGAGGATGCCTGAAGTTGGCGGCGTGTTCCTTCAGGCAGAGAGTGAAGTGGCAGTCGGCAACATGTTGTACGGCGCTTCAGCCACCGGGAAACGGGTCTTCTCTACCTCATCGAGTCCCGGCATCAGTCTGATGCAGGAGGCAATCTCGTATATCGCAGGCGCGCAATTGCCGGTGGTGTTGATAAATATCATGCGGGGCGGGCCCGGACTGGGTGGCATTCTTCCGGCACAATCCGATTATTTCCAGGCTACCAAAGGGGGGGGGCACGGTGACTACCGAGTATTGGTGCTGGCGCCATCGACCATCCAGGAAGCAGTCGATCTGACCATGCTGGCGTTTCATCTGGCGGACAAGTACCGGAATCCGGTCATGTTGATAGGGGACGGGATGATTGGCCAGATGATGGAACCGGTCGAGTTTCCCGAAACGTACAAGGAATCACCGCTTCCGGAAAAGACCTGGGCGGCGACCGGCGCCAAGGGCAGGCGGCCGTTGATTATCAAATCACTCTTCCTTGATCCGGTCGCACTCGAGAACAACAATATCCAGTTGTTCAAGAAATATGAGCAGATGAAGTCCGAGGAAGTGCGATACGAATTATACAAGGTCAAACCGGACAACCAAATTCTGATTGTGTCGTACGGTACCATGGCCCGCATTTGCCAGACGGCGATTGACGAGCTCGAAGGGGATGGCGTTTCGGTTGGACTGTTCCGTCCCATCTCACTTTTCCCGTATCCGGAGAAAGAGTTGAAGGCGGAGGTTGACCGCGCCAATATCAAAACGGTGCTGACGATCGAGATGAGCATGGGACAGATGCTCGAAGATGTCGAAAAGGCGGTGTGCGGAGCCAAGCCGGTGAAGTTCTTCGGCCGCACCGGCGGCATTGTGCCATCGCCGGAAGAAGTTAAAGAGCAGATTCTCAGACTGGTGACCACTGCAAGCGGCAAAGGGTTGCCCACAAGAAGGGGCGGTGAAACGTGGATAAGCTGA
- a CDS encoding thiamine pyrophosphate-dependent enzyme — MKTTFERPESLQDVVTHYCPGCTHGVIHRLVAESLDELGLRERTVGVAPVGCSVLAYNYFNTDFLESPHGRAPALATGFKRLRPDMIVFTYQGDGDLASIGMAEIVHAANRGEKFTTIFVNNAIYGMTGGQMAPTTMPGQITTTCPFGRDVAQTGMPIRMCELLSSLMTPLYLERVAVHSPMHIIQAKKAIKRAFQYQAEGRCFSLVEVLSTCPTNWGLTPSSATEWVKQNLEPYYPIKRFKTPDNSGAD; from the coding sequence CTGAAGACGACATTCGAGCGCCCGGAGTCACTGCAGGATGTGGTCACCCATTACTGTCCCGGCTGCACGCACGGAGTGATACACCGGCTGGTCGCGGAATCGCTTGACGAGCTTGGATTGCGTGAGCGTACGGTGGGCGTGGCGCCGGTGGGCTGCTCGGTGCTGGCGTACAATTACTTCAATACGGACTTCCTGGAATCGCCGCACGGACGTGCTCCCGCGCTGGCCACCGGCTTCAAACGTCTGCGACCGGACATGATCGTATTCACATATCAGGGGGACGGGGACCTGGCTTCGATCGGCATGGCGGAAATTGTGCACGCGGCCAATAGGGGTGAAAAATTTACTACCATATTCGTGAACAACGCGATATATGGAATGACCGGCGGCCAGATGGCCCCTACGACAATGCCCGGGCAGATTACGACCACCTGCCCGTTCGGACGGGATGTGGCACAGACAGGTATGCCAATACGCATGTGCGAACTGCTTTCGAGCCTGATGACACCATTGTATCTCGAACGAGTGGCTGTGCACTCCCCCATGCATATCATACAAGCCAAGAAAGCGATCAAGCGGGCGTTTCAATATCAGGCAGAGGGGCGGTGCTTCTCGCTAGTCGAAGTACTCTCCACCTGTCCGACCAACTGGGGGCTGACACCGTCAAGCGCGACCGAATGGGTGAAACAGAATCTGGAGCCGTACTACCCGATTAAACGCTTCAAGACGCCCGACAACTCGGGGGCCGACTGA
- a CDS encoding 2-oxoacid:acceptor oxidoreductase family protein, producing the protein MRQYEVTLAGFGGQGIMVAGQLLAYAGIKEGKNVVWIPSYGPEMRGGTAYCTVVISDKRIGSPIINTPQAVCVFNRPSFDKFVPRVKPGGLIIVNSSLINVKSDRTDLQQVYIPASQMAIDAGNGKATNITVLGAFIGATGLVSYETVKKVIHEKLGGKKTILEVNLTVLEQGYKFAQESLGVKARA; encoded by the coding sequence ATGCGGCAGTACGAGGTCACTTTGGCCGGATTCGGCGGTCAAGGGATTATGGTCGCCGGGCAGCTTCTCGCCTACGCCGGTATCAAGGAGGGCAAGAACGTGGTCTGGATACCATCGTACGGCCCGGAGATGCGCGGCGGCACGGCCTATTGCACGGTTGTCATTTCCGACAAGCGGATCGGCTCACCGATTATCAATACGCCACAGGCAGTGTGCGTGTTTAACCGGCCATCGTTTGACAAGTTTGTGCCGAGGGTGAAACCGGGCGGGCTGATAATCGTGAACTCCTCCCTCATCAATGTGAAAAGCGACCGGACCGACCTCCAGCAGGTGTACATTCCGGCGAGCCAGATGGCAATCGATGCCGGCAACGGCAAGGCGACCAATATCACGGTCCTCGGAGCGTTCATCGGTGCAACCGGACTGGTTTCGTACGAGACCGTGAAGAAAGTGATTCACGAAAAGCTGGGTGGGAAAAAGACGATCCTCGAGGTGAACCTTACCGTGTTGGAGCAAGGATACAAGTTCGCACAAGAGTCGCTCGGAGTAAAGGCTCGGGCATGA
- a CDS encoding NAD(P)H-dependent oxidoreductase subunit E — MNHDLSKLPEIFGRHPQSAESLIMVLQDIQKEFRYLPCEALVATAKQLDVSLSKVFSVATFYNAFSLNPKGKNVVRICVGTACHIRGAKLIQDQIENALKLKAGQTSEDGEFSIEVVACVGACAMAPVVIVNEKYHGGVNVSGAKRLVKVDKRAN, encoded by the coding sequence ATGAATCACGATCTGAGCAAACTCCCGGAGATTTTCGGCCGCCATCCGCAGAGCGCCGAGTCGCTGATCATGGTGCTTCAGGATATCCAGAAAGAATTTCGGTACCTGCCATGTGAAGCGCTAGTTGCGACGGCGAAGCAGCTCGATGTGTCTCTCAGCAAAGTGTTCTCGGTAGCGACGTTTTATAACGCATTCAGTCTGAATCCCAAGGGGAAGAACGTAGTGCGGATTTGTGTCGGCACGGCTTGTCATATCCGGGGCGCCAAGCTGATTCAGGACCAGATTGAGAACGCCCTCAAGCTCAAAGCCGGGCAAACCAGCGAGGATGGCGAGTTCTCGATTGAGGTAGTGGCCTGTGTCGGCGCCTGCGCCATGGCGCCGGTTGTCATTGTAAACGAAAAGTATCACGGAGGGGTCAATGTCTCCGGCGCCAAACGACTTGTGAAGGTGGACAAGCGTGCGAATTGA